DNA from Bordetella genomosp. 13:
GCCGATTGATCGGCGCGCGGAATTCGACCGCAAGAAGCCGGTTTCGGTGGGGCGGAGCCGCGCCTACACTGGCTTCCATGGCGCACGCTCGCGGGCGTATCCTCCACCGATCCAGGAGAGCACGATGTCTTATGTCTACAAGTTCATGACTTCGCCGGTCGGCCAGTTGAAGCTGGTCGCGCGCGGCGAGAAGCTGGCGGCCGTGCTGTGGGAGAACGACCGGCCCGACCGCGTGCGGCTGGGCGCGCTGCGGGAAGATGCGCGCCATGCCGCGCTGTGTCAGGCCGAGCAGCAACTGGCCGAGTACTTTGCCGGCAAGCGCGTGCGCTTCGACCTCGATCTGGATTTCGCCGGTACCGAATTCCAGAAGCGGGTGTGGCAGGCGCTGTTGACGATTCCGTATGGCCAGACGCGCAGCTACCGCGAGATCGCGGCGCAGATCGGCAATGCGGACGCCGTGCGCGCGGTGGGGGCCGCCAATGGCCGCAATCCCATTTCCATCATCGCCCCTTGCCATCGCGTGATCGGCTCGTCGGGCAGTCTCACCGGCTTTGCCGGCGGCCTGCAGGCCAAGGCGCTACTGCTGTCGCTCGAAGGCGCGCCACTGCGGATGGCGGCCTGAGGCATGAGGGCAGGCGACACAGCGAAACGCGGCAACGGCCGCGCGCCCGGCGCGACGCAGCCGTCCGCGAGGGCCCTGGCTGCAGCCGTGCAGGACAGCGGCCTGGTGATAGGCGACGACGGCTTGGCGCGCCCGCCATGGGCAGCCGTCGATCCCCTGCTGCGCGCTTACTACGACACCGAATGGGGCATGCCCGTGCGCGACGAACGCGGGCTGTTCGAACGCCTGGCGCTGGAGAGCTTCCAGTCCGGCTTGTCGTGGGCCACCATCCTGCGCAAGCGCGAGGCATTCCGCGCTGCCTTCGACGGGTTCGATGCCGATGTCGTCGCGGCCTACGGCGAGCGTGACGTGGCGCGCCTGCTGGCTGACGCTGGCATCGTCCGCAACCGCGCCAAGATCCTGGCCACCATAGGCAACGCCGCGGCCACGGTGCGGCTGCGGGCCGAAGGCGGCCTGGCGGACTTCATCTGGTCCTTCAAGCCGGCAGTCACGCCGGTGCCACGCACGCTGGCCGAGGTACCCACGGTTTCCGAGTCTTCAGTCGCGCTCAGCAAGGCCCTGCGCCGGCGCGGCTTCACGTTCGTGGGGCCGACCACCATGCATGCGCTGATGGAAGCCACGGGCATGATCGACACCCACTTGGTCGGCAGCCATCGCCGCGGCAGTTCGGGCGTATGGCCGCCGCAACGCTGACATCGCTCGCGGCCCCGCAAAGAGAGCTCCAACCATGTTTTCAGTCATGTTCGAAGTGCATCCCCGGCCGGAGCAGTGGGACGCCTACCTCGCCAACGCCAGGCTGCTGCGGCCCGAGCTCGAGCGGGTGGACGGGTTCATCGACAACGTGCGCTATCGCAGCCTGACGCGCGACGGCTGGCTGCTGTCGCTGTCGGGCTGGCGCGACGAGAAGTCGGTCGTACGCTGGCGAACGCAAATGAAACACCACATGGTGCAACAGCGGGGCCGCAGCGAGATCATGCTGGACTATCACCTGCGGGTGGGTGAGATCGTGTCGGATACGCAGCCGCCGCCGGGGTATACCCTGCAACAGCAGCGCCTGGACGAGACCGAAGTCGGAGCAGGCACGGCGATCGCCATGGTCGATGCGCGACGTTCCTCCGCGTGGACGAACGGCGCGAATGCGCAGGACATCGCCCGGATGCTGGGCCTGCGCGACGACATGCCCGGACTGGTTTCGTGGGACGTGCTGGACGCCGTGCTGGCGCCCGGCGACGTGATCCTGTTCATGTGCCTGAAGGACCAGGCCGCTGCGGAAGCATGTGTGCGGACGATGGCGCTGCCCGAGGGCGCCCGGCTGCGTACCGTGCGCGTGGTACGCGACTACGGGATGTACGACCGGCGCGAGGCGCCGCAGTATCACCCCGAGGCGCCCTCACGAAGCCGGCATACGCCGCCGGCTTCGTGAGGCAAAAGCCGCGGATGGCGGCCTGGCTCAGGCCAGGCGGGTCAGCCAGCCGTGGCGGTCGGCCACGCGGCCGTACTGGATGTCGGTCAGTTCCTGGCGCAGCGCCATGGTGAGCTTGCCGGCCGGCGCCGATTCGTCGCCCGCCACGAAGCCCGGGCCCTTCAGCGCGGCGATGGGCGTGACGACGGCGGCAGTGCCGCACGCGAAGGCCTCGGCCACCTGGCCGGAAGCCACGCCTTCGCGCCACTCGTCGATGGACACCTTGCGCTCTTCGACCTGATGGCCGCGGTCGCGGGCCAGCTGGATGATGCTGGCGCGCGTGACGCCCTCGAGAATGCTGCCCGACAGTTCGGGAGTGACCAGCGTGCCGTCCTTCATGACCAGGAAGACGTTCATGCCGCCCAGTTCTTCCAGGTACTTGCCCTCGAGCGGGTCGAGGAACAGCACCTGGGCGCAGCCGTGCTGGTAGGCCTCTTGCTGGGGCAGCAGCGAGGCGGCGTAGTTGCCGCCGCACTTGGCGGCGCCGGTGCCGCCCTTGGCGGCGCGCGCGTACTCGGTGGACAGCCAGATCGAAACCGGGGCCACGCCCTTGGCGAAATACGGACCCGCCGGGCTCGCGATGACGTAATAGGCCGCCCGATGCGCGGAGCGCACGCCCAGGAAGCTTTCATTGGCGATCATGAAGGGCCGGATATACAGGCTGGTCTCGGGCGCGGAAGGTACCCACGAAGCGTCCACGGCCAGCAGCTGCTTCAGCGATTCGACGAACAGTTCGGTGGGCAGCTCGGGCAGCGCCAGGCGGCGCGCCGAACGCTGCATGCGCTCGGCATTGGCCTGCGGACGGAAGGTCCAGATGGAGCCATCGGCGTGGCGGTAGGCCTTCAGGCCCTCGAAGATTTCCTGGGCATAGTGCAGCACCGAAGCCGCGGGATCGAGCTGCAGCGGGCCGTAGGGCACCACCTGCGCATCGTGCCAGCCCTTTTCCACGGTCCAGTCGATCGACACCATGTGATCGGTGAAATGCTTGCCGAATCCCGGATCGGCCAGGATGGTCTCGCGATCGGCAAGGGCCCGCGCCGCCGAGGAACGCGTCGTCTTGAACGGAATCGGGAAGGTGGCGGTGGGGGGCGTGGCAGTGCTCATTGGCTAGGCTGGCGGAAAGTAAGGGCTACGGGCCGGTGCGCCGCAAGGCGCGTCGGAGATCCTGGCAGTTTAATCCTTCTTGCTGTCTGATCCCTGGCGGACGGGTCCGGCAGGGCCGGCGCGCCGTTGGGGGTAAGATTGCATCTGCTCCGGGGTGCACGCCAGTGCTGAGATCAACACCCGCGAACTTGAACCGGCTCATACCGGCGTAAGAAGAGCATCTGCCTGCAGGGCCGCCGCTACTGGCAGCCCGCGTCGGTGGGCTTCGGAGCTTCCATAGACAGGAACCAGCGAACGCCCATGAACCACGCCGAGCCGCCGGTGGCGGACATACTCCAATTCATCGCACAGGACGGCTGCACCGACGCGCAGTTCGACGAACTGGCGCTGCGCCTGTTCGCCTACCAGTATGGCGCCAACCGCGCGTATCGCAGTTTCTGCCAGCGCCGCGGCGCCACGCCGCGCAGCGTGAAGACGTGGAGCGACATTCCGGCCGTGCCCATCGATGCCTTCAAGGCGATGGAGCTGCGTAGCGAACCGCCCTCGCCCACCGAGCGCGTATTCATGACCAGCGGCACCACGCGCGCCGACACGCGCGGACGCCATTTCCATCCGCGCCTGGACGTGTACGACCTGTCCATGACGCGCAACTTCGCGGCCCGTTTCATGCGGGGCGTGGCGCGCATGCCGATGGGCATCCTGTTCCCCGATGAGACGGCCATGCCGAACTCCTCGCTGGCGCACTATCTGGCGCTGGCCAAGTCCGAATTCGGCAGCCCCGAAAGCCGCTATTTCATGTCGCCGCAGGGCATGGAACTGGAAGCACTGTGGCAGTGGCTGGAAGAGGCGCAGCGCCAGGGCCAACCTCGCGCGCTGCTGGGCGCCAGCTATGGCTTCGTGCACGTCATCGATGCGCTGCGCAACGACGGACGCAGCTTCCGCCTGCCCGAAGGCAGCCGCATCCTGGACACGGGCGGCTACAAGGGCCAATCGCGCGAGCTGCCGCTGGACACGTTCTATGACCAACTTTCCGAGCTGCTGGGCGTGCCGCGCGAGCGCTGCATCAACATGTACGGCATGACGGAACTCAGCACGCAGTTCTATGACGACGGCAACGCCACCGTGCCTTCCGTGAAGTCCGGACCGCACTGGATCCGCTCGCGCCTGGTCGACCCCGCCACGGGCGCCACGGTGCCCGCCGGCGAACGCGGCATCCTGGCGCATTGCGACCTGGGCAACTTCAATTCGGTCAGCACGATCCTCACCGAGGACGTGGGCCTGCCGGCCGACGGCGGCTTTCTGCTGCTGGGCCGCGCGGAAGGCGCGCAGGCCAAGGGTTGTTCGCTGGCGGTTGAAGAATTCATCAAGTCGGCGACGCCATGAACGCGCGCAGGATCGAGGCGGGCTATCTGCCGGGACTGGCGGCCGAAGAGGTGCAATGGCAGGTGCTGCCCTTCGCGCAGGACGGCCAACGACTCGAAGTGGCCGTGCCGGTGCTGTCGGCCGTGCAGATGCAGGCGCTGGCCGAACGCGTTCGGCGTGCCAGCGCAAAGCATCTGCAGGCCATGACGGTGTCGCAGATCATCGACGTGATCGACCGCGCGACCGCCCGGCTGCTCGACCGCGACGATCCCTATCGCCAGCAGGCGGACGCCTTGCTGCCCATCGTCAGCGGTTATGACGCCGAGATGGTTTGCCTCGGCCTGACGGGGTTCTTGAAGACGTTCCGCGCGCCCCAGCTGCATCGCTTCGTGGCCGAGGACTTCCCCAACCCCAAGGTGCTGGACGGCTTCCAGCCGGCGGCCAAGGGCGGCGCGGTGCGCGCCTACGGCCCGCGGCTGCTGGTGCACAGCTGGGCCGGCAACGTGCCCGCGCTGGCGTTGTGGAGCCTGGTCTGCGGCCTGCTGGTCAAGGCGGGCAATGTCGGCAAGCTGCCCAGCGCCGAGCCGCTGTTCGCGGGCTGGTTCGCACGGCTGCTGGCCGAGGTGCACCCGCCGCTGGCCGACTGCCTGGCCGTGGTGTGGTGGCGCGGCGCCGGCGGCGACGATGCCGAGGCGCTTTATGCGCAGGCCGACGCGGTGGTGGCTTACGGCGGCAACGAGGCGCTGCAGGCCATCCAGCGTCGGCTGCCGGTGACGACGCGCTTCCTGGCGCACGGCCACAAGCTGGGCTTCGGCGTGGTCGCCGCGCAGGCGCTGGACGCCGCGCGCGCGCCGGCCCTGGCGCGCCGCGCCGCGTGGGACGTGGCGCGCTACGACCAGCAGGGCTGCTATTCGCCCCACGTGTTCTACGTGCAGCGCGGCGGCACGGTGTCGTCGCGCGACTTCGCCGGCTACCTGGCCGCCGAGCTGGCCAATCTGCACCGGCGCTACCCGCGGCGCGTGCTCGAGCTGGAAGAGTCCGCGGCGGTCGCGAAATGGCGCCAGTCCATCGAATGGACGCTGCCGCCAGGAGCCGACGACGCCCTGATGGGCGAACCCGCCGACGCGTGGAGCGTCGCCTACACCGACACGCCGAAAAGCCTGGCGCCGACCGCGCTGCAACGCTGTATCGTCGTCGCGGCCGTCGACACCCTGGACGAGGTGGCGCCGGCCGTGGCCGGTCTGGGCGCCTATCTGCAGACCGCCGGCGTCGCCGCGCCGCCGGAAGATCTGTATCGACTGGCCGGGCAATTGGGCGCGGCAGGCGTCACGCGCATCAGTGCCCTGGGCGCCATGAGCACGCCGGAGGCCGGCTGGCACCACGACGGCCGCTTCAATCTGCTGGACCTGGTGCGCATGACCGAGATCGAGCTGTCGGCCGAGGCGGCCGCCGAACCGCTGGCGCCATACGAACCATGAGCATGAGCGTGGAAAGCGGTCTGCGGGACGGATACCGGGATACGGCGCATGCGGATGCGCCGGCGCCCTTTCTCGACATCCGACGCGTGACGTATGCCTATGCGGGCCGGCCTCCCATCGTGGAGAACATAGACTGGCGGCTGCACGCTGGGCGCTTTCACTGCCTGGTCGGCCGCAGCGGCTGCGGCAAGACCACGCTGCTGAAGCTGGCCGCCGGCCTGCTCGCCCCGCGCTCGGGCCGCATCGTGCAGCGCGACGGCACGCCGGTCGCCCCCGGTCCGCAGCTGGGTTATGTGTTCCAGGCGCCCACGCTGCTGGAGTGGCTGCGAGTGATCGACAACGTGCTGCTGCCCGTGTCGCTGCAGCGCCGGCCCGTGGCCGCCGACATCGACCGCGCGCGCGAACTGCTTGCTCTGCTGGGGCTGGCGGATCGTGCGCACGACCATCCGCGGCAATTGTCCGGCGGACAGCAAAGCCGCGTGGCGCTGGCGCGGGCGCTGATCCTGGCGCCTGCGCTGCTGCTGCTGGACGAGCCCTTCGCGGCGCTGGACGCGATCACGCGCGGCGAGCTGCAGGACGACCTGATGCGCATGTGCCGCATGGGCAATACCACCGTGCTGTTCGTCACGCACGACATCGCGGAGGCGGTCTACCTGAGCGATCGGGTGGGCGTGATGCGGCGGGGCCGCCTGGTGGCGGACATCCCGGTGATGCTGTCCTCGCCGCGCACCCAATCGATGCGCCACGGCGCAGACTTCAATCGATACTGCGCGCAGGTGTACGACGCGATGGCGGGAAGCGAGCCATGAGCCGACAGCATCGCCTGATGGAACACCGCTCCGACGCGGGGCATGAAAGCGCGTCTA
Protein-coding regions in this window:
- a CDS encoding DNA-3-methyladenine glycosylase I, whose protein sequence is MRAGDTAKRGNGRAPGATQPSARALAAAVQDSGLVIGDDGLARPPWAAVDPLLRAYYDTEWGMPVRDERGLFERLALESFQSGLSWATILRKREAFRAAFDGFDADVVAAYGERDVARLLADAGIVRNRAKILATIGNAAATVRLRAEGGLADFIWSFKPAVTPVPRTLAEVPTVSESSVALSKALRRRGFTFVGPTTMHALMEATGMIDTHLVGSHRRGSSGVWPPQR
- a CDS encoding antibiotic biosynthesis monooxygenase family protein encodes the protein MFSVMFEVHPRPEQWDAYLANARLLRPELERVDGFIDNVRYRSLTRDGWLLSLSGWRDEKSVVRWRTQMKHHMVQQRGRSEIMLDYHLRVGEIVSDTQPPPGYTLQQQRLDETEVGAGTAIAMVDARRSSAWTNGANAQDIARMLGLRDDMPGLVSWDVLDAVLAPGDVILFMCLKDQAAAEACVRTMALPEGARLRTVRVVRDYGMYDRREAPQYHPEAPSRSRHTPPAS
- a CDS encoding branched-chain amino acid aminotransferase, with the protein product MSTATPPTATFPIPFKTTRSSAARALADRETILADPGFGKHFTDHMVSIDWTVEKGWHDAQVVPYGPLQLDPAASVLHYAQEIFEGLKAYRHADGSIWTFRPQANAERMQRSARRLALPELPTELFVESLKQLLAVDASWVPSAPETSLYIRPFMIANESFLGVRSAHRAAYYVIASPAGPYFAKGVAPVSIWLSTEYARAAKGGTGAAKCGGNYAASLLPQQEAYQHGCAQVLFLDPLEGKYLEELGGMNVFLVMKDGTLVTPELSGSILEGVTRASIIQLARDRGHQVEERKVSIDEWREGVASGQVAEAFACGTAAVVTPIAALKGPGFVAGDESAPAGKLTMALRQELTDIQYGRVADRHGWLTRLA
- a CDS encoding LuxE/PaaK family acyltransferase → MNHAEPPVADILQFIAQDGCTDAQFDELALRLFAYQYGANRAYRSFCQRRGATPRSVKTWSDIPAVPIDAFKAMELRSEPPSPTERVFMTSGTTRADTRGRHFHPRLDVYDLSMTRNFAARFMRGVARMPMGILFPDETAMPNSSLAHYLALAKSEFGSPESRYFMSPQGMELEALWQWLEEAQRQGQPRALLGASYGFVHVIDALRNDGRSFRLPEGSRILDTGGYKGQSRELPLDTFYDQLSELLGVPRERCINMYGMTELSTQFYDDGNATVPSVKSGPHWIRSRLVDPATGATVPAGERGILAHCDLGNFNSVSTILTEDVGLPADGGFLLLGRAEGAQAKGCSLAVEEFIKSATP
- a CDS encoding acyl-CoA reductase, which codes for MNARRIEAGYLPGLAAEEVQWQVLPFAQDGQRLEVAVPVLSAVQMQALAERVRRASAKHLQAMTVSQIIDVIDRATARLLDRDDPYRQQADALLPIVSGYDAEMVCLGLTGFLKTFRAPQLHRFVAEDFPNPKVLDGFQPAAKGGAVRAYGPRLLVHSWAGNVPALALWSLVCGLLVKAGNVGKLPSAEPLFAGWFARLLAEVHPPLADCLAVVWWRGAGGDDAEALYAQADAVVAYGGNEALQAIQRRLPVTTRFLAHGHKLGFGVVAAQALDAARAPALARRAAWDVARYDQQGCYSPHVFYVQRGGTVSSRDFAGYLAAELANLHRRYPRRVLELEESAAVAKWRQSIEWTLPPGADDALMGEPADAWSVAYTDTPKSLAPTALQRCIVVAAVDTLDEVAPAVAGLGAYLQTAGVAAPPEDLYRLAGQLGAAGVTRISALGAMSTPEAGWHHDGRFNLLDLVRMTEIELSAEAAAEPLAPYEP
- a CDS encoding ABC transporter ATP-binding protein — translated: MSVESGLRDGYRDTAHADAPAPFLDIRRVTYAYAGRPPIVENIDWRLHAGRFHCLVGRSGCGKTTLLKLAAGLLAPRSGRIVQRDGTPVAPGPQLGYVFQAPTLLEWLRVIDNVLLPVSLQRRPVAADIDRARELLALLGLADRAHDHPRQLSGGQQSRVALARALILAPALLLLDEPFAALDAITRGELQDDLMRMCRMGNTTVLFVTHDIAEAVYLSDRVGVMRRGRLVADIPVMLSSPRTQSMRHGADFNRYCAQVYDAMAGSEP